One Anser cygnoides isolate HZ-2024a breed goose chromosome 36, Taihu_goose_T2T_genome, whole genome shotgun sequence genomic region harbors:
- the LOC136788427 gene encoding LOW QUALITY PROTEIN: endogenous retrovirus group V member 1 Env polyprotein-like (The sequence of the model RefSeq protein was modified relative to this genomic sequence to represent the inferred CDS: substituted 1 base at 1 genomic stop codon), translated as MQICKLQKGFYWLCGDDHARKSLPLNWKGHCIGGYLSPXGGIFTEPALGTVRMLWRQTRTVSNNPFVMRPTGFHSFVRWLIPSLGISELEKAVVNISATLEIIENATADALSALREEISSLHKVVLQNRMGLDMLLAKEGGLCTVINQTCCVYVNKQKQIETDLENIWENNTILHAIAQDDTSWGFTDLVEKLTSWLPNLTWLKQLFITIIVAVVLSMVLCVVIRCTLQCFKSTGNSYSEWKKNQLRRKLESNRYFERVLDRETLY; from the coding sequence ATGCAAATCTGCAAGCTACAAAAAGGATTCTATTGGCTATGTGGAGATGATCATGCTAGAAAAAGCTTACCCTTAAATTGGAAGGGTCATTGTATTGGGGGCTATCTTAGCCCTTGAGGGGGTATATTCACTGAACCAGCTCTGGGAACAGTCCGGATGTTATGGAGACAAACACGTACTGTTTCAAATAACCCCTTCGTGATGAGACCCACGGGATTCCATAGTTTTGTAAGGTGGTTGATTCCATCCCTGGGAAtaagtgaattagaaaaagctgtTGTAAATATCTCAGCCACATtagaaattattgaaaatgcCACAGCCGATGCTCTTTCAGCATTACGGGAAGAAATTTCCTCCCTACACAAAGTAGTGCTTCAGAATAGGATGGGATTAGATATGCTTTTAGCCAAGGAGGGAGGATTGTGTACAGTCATAAACCAAACTTGCTGTGTATatgttaacaaacaaaaacagattgagACTGACCTGGAGaatatttgggaaaataatacaattttgcATGCAATAGCTCAGGATGACACGTCCTGGGGATTTACAGACTTGGTGGAAAAATTGACTTCCTGGTTGCCAAACCTAACCTGGCTGAAACAGTTGTTTATCACAATAATCGTGGCCGTGGTTTTGTCCATGGTTCTTTGTGTAGTGATCCGATGTACCTTACAGTGTTTTAAGAGTACAGGAAACTCCTACAGTGAGTGGAAAAAGAATCAACTCAGACGGAAACTGGAGTCTAACAGGTATTTTGAAAGAGTGTTAGATAGAGAAACACTATATTGA